GCTCGGTGCAATCGAAGCAGAAGCACTTGTTGCGTCAATTCGGGCTGAGGATGCAGTGACACTGTGCACCTTGCCTGGCGTAGGAAAGAAAACAGCACAGAGAATGATTCTCGAACTGAAAGATAAACTGGATGATTTGCCCGTTCAGTGGGACGCGGTATTCCAACATGAAAAGCAGTCGGAGAGCAGCAGCCAGTTGTCGGACGATGTGACTACAGCGCTCATCGCTCTAGGGTATCGGCCCAAGGAAGCTGGGGCTGCAGTCGAGGCTGTATTGCAGAAAAATCCACAGCATAGTATTGAGACGGCTGTAAAGGCGTCCTTACAGTGGTTGTATGAACACCAAAACGACATCACTGGATGACTCCGATGGGCACAATGAAGGGTGGGGAGGCAAAAGTATGGACGAGCGAATCGTTTCTGCCGAGTGGACGCGGGAAGACACGACACTCGACTCGATTCGGCCACGTTTCTTGGACGATTACATCGGTCAAAGCGCGGTGAAGGACAACCTTAGAATTTTCATTCAAGCGGCCCGCGAACGTGGTGAATCTCTCGATCACGTCCTGCTCTATGGGCCTCCGGGGTTAGGAAAAACTTCTCTAGCAATGATTATTGCGAACGAATTGGGTGTGCATGTTCGCGTCACCTCGGGACCCGCTATTGAACGAGCTGGGGATTTGGCTGCATTACTAACCAATCTTCAACCCGGCGACGTGTTATTCATTGACGAAATACATCGGTTGTCCAGGTCGGTGGAAGAGGTTCTGTATCCCGCGATGGAGGACTTTTCTCTAGATATCATGATTGGGAAAGGACCTTCTGCAAGGTCTGTACGGCTCGATTTGCCGCCATTCACGTTAGTGGGAGCAACGACGCGAGCCGGGCTGTTATCGGCACCGCTGCGGGATCGGTTTGGTGTCATCTTGCATCTGGACTACTACCCAGTGGAGGAATTGGCCGAAATCGTGCGTCGGAGTGCAGACGTCTTGCAAGTTGCCGTCACGGAAACGGCCTGTGAAGAAATTGCCCGCCGGGCGCGAGGGACGCCGCGAATTGCCAATCGGCTACTCAAGCGAGTGCGGGATTTCGTGCAGGTGAAAGGACAGGACGTCATCGACGAGCCGGCTGCTGCGGATGCACTTACGCGCTTGAAAGTGGATAACCTCGGCCTTGACTCCGTCGATGAACGAATCCTCCTAGCGGCCATCGACAAGTTTGCGGGTGGACCTGTAGGATTAGATACGTTGGCAGCCGCCATCGGTGAGGAATCCGACACATTGGAAGACGTCTATGAACCCTATCTGTTGCAGATGGGTCTGTTACAGAGAACACCTAGGGGACGCATCGTCACACGGCGCGGCTATCACCACCTGGGTCGGACTTTTGTCGGGGAGGATTCATCCGATTCCGGTATTTCTTAACAGTAGGACTTGAGTTGGGGGCGACCCCCTTAAGTGGATTACATGAAGCGAATGATGTTAAAGCGAGGTGGAACGTGTGGGAGTCCTACCTTTTCGCACTCGTCGAACGGATGACCGGAAAGAACTAGCCCGACTCCTCCACGGTGCCAAAGCGGGGGACGAACGGGATCGAAACAAGCTCATTTCGGATTACGTTCCATTCATTCTGCGAATTGCTTCGCAAACGACGCATCGCTATATCGACCAGAATGTCGACGACGAGTTTAGTATTGCACTGTCAGCGTTCAACGAGGCAATCGATCGATTCGACCTAGAGCGCGAATCATCGTTCCTTTCCTTTGCCGAGACCATCATCCGACGTAGGTTGATTGACTTTTTTCGGTCCCAATCGCGGGACAGGCGTCAGTTGCCATGGAGTGAGTTCGATGTGGTCGACGACGAGGAGAATGTGACCAATTACGCAGAAGTGAGTACGTCGCTCGCAAACCATCAGCTCCAAGAGGAGTCGACGCTTCGGTCTTATGAGATCGAAGAGTATAAGCAATGTCTTAAAGAGTACGATCTATCGTTTTCGGAGTTGGTTCAGATTTCTCCGAAGCACGAAGACGCACGACAAAATGCTTTTCGCATCGGCAAAGTCATCGCGGATGACCCGGAACTGATGGAGTTTGTTGAGAGACGCAAATCTCTTCCCCTAAAGGCGCTCGAAGACCGTGTCCATGTGTCACGCAAGACCATGGAGCGCCAACGCAAGTACATCCTGGCCGTCGTATTGCTCATGACCGGTGATTTTCCGAGATTGCAATCGTATTTGGCCGAAGCAAAGGAGGTGTGAGTGATGACAAAAGCGACGAGCGGGATCGTTATGGAAATCGAAGGACGACGTGCCATTATCTTGACGAGCCGTGGGCAGTTTGAGCGGATTCGGCTGGGTCAGTCAGCGCAAGTTGGTGATTTAATTGCCGTCGGTGCCTTTTCTAGTTACGGTGTGCCACGATGGCGATTTCGCTCCGCTGTGGCGAGCGTTGCTGCGATAGCGGTGCTCTGCATTGGGGTTCTTCACGCAGTCCTTGTGTCCCCACCTAAAGCGCAGGCATACGCGTTTGTCTCACTCGACGCGAACCCGAGCGTCAGCCTCGATTTGAGCGATCACAACACTGTGCTAGGCGTAGATGGTTTGAACGCGCCTGGTAAAGAAATCGCCAAGTCCGTTCACGTACGGGGCGTTTCACTGAACACTGCAATTCGCGACATTGTAGGGCAAATGGTTGCACAGGGTCTTTTGCCATCACACGATACCATCATCGTGGCAGCCGCCTCTGCACAGGGTAATCGCGATGTGAGCCGCCTGGAATCACAGGCCGCTGCCGACGTGGATGCCGCCCTTCAGGCCCATCACACACTTGCGACGAGTTCGGCTACCGTGTACAGCATTGGTTTACCGAATGCCGTTTGGGATGATGCAATGAAGGCGAAAGTGTCCCCCGGAAAATATGCGACGTATTTACTGGCAAAGCAAGTCGGTATCCCGGTGCAGTTGCAGGATATCACGTCATCCAATTTGCAGCGGGTTTTAGCACAGGTACATGACATGCAAGCTGGCACACAGCAATTGGATTCCGGGCATTACGGCGAGGTCGCAGCCATTGTCCAGCAGTCAGAAACCACGCAACAGCACTGATCCACGGGTCAAACGATACCGCTTGGCCCGACTTTCAACCCTCTTTCTTTGCCTCGCCAGTCATTCCAAGTATAATAAAGCGTGTCCGAGCACGGAATTGTACAACCTGTATAATGGAGGCTCAGACCCACGTTGAAAGGAATGTATTTGGTTGCGGGTTGATGATTTTGACTACGAACTCCCCGAACGGTTGATTGCTCAAACCCCTTTATCTTCACGAGAAGACTCCCGCTTACTGGTTGTCGATCCGGTTGAGAAGACCACAGAGCACAGGCACTTTCGGAACATTACCGAGTATCTTCGGCCGGGCGATGTCTTGGTCTTAAATAATTCTAAGGTCATACCGGCGCGCCTGTTCGGCATCAAGACAGACACGGGTGCGCACATTGAGTTGCTTCTTCTTCGCCCAGCGGACGAACCCCGTCGCTGGTTCGCACTCACTCGGCCAGCAAAACGTCTCAGAGAGGGCACAGAATTGCAAATTGGCGAGGGCGCCGGACAAGTTACTGCTCGTATCGTCGGACTTCGCGATGAAGGAATCCGCGAGGTTGAGTTTCTGACCGACGAATCGGTTGAAAGCATTGCGGACAGGCTTGGAGAGATGCCCTTACCGCCATACATTCATGAATCGCTTCATGACAAAGACAGGT
This is a stretch of genomic DNA from Alicyclobacillus dauci. It encodes these proteins:
- a CDS encoding anti-sigma factor domain-containing protein is translated as MTKATSGIVMEIEGRRAIILTSRGQFERIRLGQSAQVGDLIAVGAFSSYGVPRWRFRSAVASVAAIAVLCIGVLHAVLVSPPKAQAYAFVSLDANPSVSLDLSDHNTVLGVDGLNAPGKEIAKSVHVRGVSLNTAIRDIVGQMVAQGLLPSHDTIIVAAASAQGNRDVSRLESQAAADVDAALQAHHTLATSSATVYSIGLPNAVWDDAMKAKVSPGKYATYLLAKQVGIPVQLQDITSSNLQRVLAQVHDMQAGTQQLDSGHYGEVAAIVQQSETTQQH
- the ruvA gene encoding Holliday junction branch migration protein RuvA, which produces MIVFLDGRVDFVGPGYIDLDVNHVGYRVYVTDHMVHNLKVDEQIRVYTYQHVREDAVLLYGFHTASDRAVFERLITVSGVGPRLAMQMLGAIEAEALVASIRAEDAVTLCTLPGVGKKTAQRMILELKDKLDDLPVQWDAVFQHEKQSESSSQLSDDVTTALIALGYRPKEAGAAVEAVLQKNPQHSIETAVKASLQWLYEHQNDITG
- the sigI gene encoding RNA polymerase sigma factor SigI — its product is MERVGVLPFRTRRTDDRKELARLLHGAKAGDERDRNKLISDYVPFILRIASQTTHRYIDQNVDDEFSIALSAFNEAIDRFDLERESSFLSFAETIIRRRLIDFFRSQSRDRRQLPWSEFDVVDDEENVTNYAEVSTSLANHQLQEESTLRSYEIEEYKQCLKEYDLSFSELVQISPKHEDARQNAFRIGKVIADDPELMEFVERRKSLPLKALEDRVHVSRKTMERQRKYILAVVLLMTGDFPRLQSYLAEAKEV
- the ruvB gene encoding Holliday junction branch migration DNA helicase RuvB codes for the protein MDERIVSAEWTREDTTLDSIRPRFLDDYIGQSAVKDNLRIFIQAARERGESLDHVLLYGPPGLGKTSLAMIIANELGVHVRVTSGPAIERAGDLAALLTNLQPGDVLFIDEIHRLSRSVEEVLYPAMEDFSLDIMIGKGPSARSVRLDLPPFTLVGATTRAGLLSAPLRDRFGVILHLDYYPVEELAEIVRRSADVLQVAVTETACEEIARRARGTPRIANRLLKRVRDFVQVKGQDVIDEPAAADALTRLKVDNLGLDSVDERILLAAIDKFAGGPVGLDTLAAAIGEESDTLEDVYEPYLLQMGLLQRTPRGRIVTRRGYHHLGRTFVGEDSSDSGIS